One region of Glycine max cultivar Williams 82 chromosome 9, Glycine_max_v4.0, whole genome shotgun sequence genomic DNA includes:
- the LOC100306213 gene encoding 60S ribosomal protein L7-4, whose amino-acid sequence MGEAKALVPESVVKKEKRNEEWALEKKQELDAAKKKRFETRKLIFNRAKQYSKEYDEQQKELIRLKREAKLKGGFYVEPEAKLLFIIRIRGINAMDPKTRKILQLLRLRQIFNGVFLKVNKATVNMLHRVEPYVTYGYPNLKSVKELIYKRGYGKVNKQRIALNDNSIVEQTLGKHGIICVEDLIHEILTVGPHFKEANNFLWPFKLKAPLGGLEKKRNHYVEGGDAGNREDYINELIRRMN is encoded by the exons ATGGGCGAAGCGAAGGCGTTGGTTCCGGAATCGGTGgtgaagaaggagaagaggaaCGAGGAGTGGGCTTTGGAGAAGAAGCAGGAACTCGATGCCGCAAAGAAAAAGAGGTTCGAAACGCGGAAGCTGATTTTTAACAGAGCCAAACAGTACTCAAAGGAATACGACGAGCag CAAAAGGAGTTGATTAGGTTGAAGCGTGAAGCCAAGCTTAAGGGAGGGTTTTATGTTGAACCTGAAGCTAAGCTCTTGTTCATCATCAGGATCCGtgg TATCAATGCCATGGATCCTAAAACAAGGAAGATTCTGCAGCTTCTGCGTTTGAGACAG ATTTTTAATGGCGTCTTTCTTAAAGTGAACAAAGCTACCGTGAATATGCTGCATAGGGTAGAGCCTTATGTTACCTATGG GTACCCTAATTTGAAGAGTGTAAAAGAATTGATCTACAAGAGGGGCTATGGAAAAGTTAACAAGCAGAGAATTGCCTTAAATGACAACTCTATTGTTGAACAG ACTTTGGGGAAGCATGGGATCATTTGCGTTGAAGATCTGATCCATGAGATATTGACTGTTGGACCTCATTTCAAGGAGGCCAACAATTTTCTGTGGCCTTTTAAGCTCAAAGCTCCCCTTGGTGGTttggagaagaaaagaaatcattaTGTTGAAGGAGGTGATGCTGGCAACAGGGAGGATTACATAAATGAGCTTATTAGAAGGatgaattag